The Leisingera daeponensis DSM 23529 genome includes the window TCCTGTGCGATCTTTGCCGCCAGCCGGGCATTGTTGCGCACAAGGGCGATATTGGCGGTAAGCGAGCGGCCGTCCGTCAGCTCGAAGATACGGGCCAGCAGGAAGGGGGTCACATCCTTGCCTGCGATGCCCTGTGCGTCGGCTTCGGACTGGGCCTGGGCGATCACCGGCGCCAGATCTTCGGCGGCGATCTGGTCGTCCGCCGGGATCGGGTTGGCCACCAGCTGGCCGCCCGGCAGGCCCATCGTCTGACGGGTGGCGTGGGCGCGGGCGATCTGCGCCGCGTCATCCATGCGCAGCGGCGCCTTGAGGTCCGATTGCGCCGACCAGAAGGCCGGGAAGCTGTCCTGCCCGTATGCGATGACCGGCACGCCCTGGGTTTCCAGCACTTCCAGCGTCTTGGGCACGTCGAGGATCGCCTTGGCGCCCGCGGCCACAACCGTCACCGGGGTCTGCGCCAGCTCCAGCAGGTCGGCGGAGATGTCAAAGGTGGTCTCCGCGCCCTTGTGGACGCCGCCGATGCCGCCGGTGGCAAAGACGGAGATGCCTGCCAGCCGTGCCGCGATCATGGTGGCCGCAACCGTGGTCGCCCCGGTGCCGCCGGTGGCGATGCAGGCGGGCATGTCCGCGCGGGAGATCTTGGCGACGCCCTTGGCCTGACCCAGCGCTTGCAGCTGATCGGGTTCCAGGCCCACGTGCAGCACGCCCTCGATCACCGCCATGGTGGCAGGCACGGCACCGGCCTCGCGGATGTCCTGCTCCACCTGCGCCGCAACCTCGACGTTCTGCGGGTAGGGCATGCCGTGGGTGATGATGGTGCTTTCCAGCGCAACAATGGCGCGGCCTTCGGCCTTGGCGGCCTGGACCTCGGACGAATATCGGATGTCGATCACAGCGGGGGTTCTCCTGAAACGTAGGTTGCCGCAGCCTTGAGGGCTGAGGCCAATGCGGTCTTGCGGTCTTCGCCCCGTGCCTCGGCAACGATATGGGCGGCCATGAAAGTGTCGCCTGCGCCGGTCACCCGGGCGACGGTCACGCGGGGCG containing:
- a CDS encoding pseudouridine-5'-phosphate glycosidase, which produces MIDIRYSSEVQAAKAEGRAIVALESTIITHGMPYPQNVEVAAQVEQDIREAGAVPATMAVIEGVLHVGLEPDQLQALGQAKGVAKISRADMPACIATGGTGATTVAATMIAARLAGISVFATGGIGGVHKGAETTFDISADLLELAQTPVTVVAAGAKAILDVPKTLEVLETQGVPVIAYGQDSFPAFWSAQSDLKAPLRMDDAAQIARAHATRQTMGLPGGQLVANPIPADDQIAAEDLAPVIAQAQSEADAQGIAGKDVTPFLLARIFELTDGRSLTANIALVRNNARLAAKIAQELNKLTQ